A genomic window from Shewanella vesiculosa includes:
- a CDS encoding PHP domain-containing protein, whose translation MITETLLADLHSHTTASDGQLTPTELLTRAIEKGVEMFAITDHDTVGGLAEAHLANQAHATPLVLINGCEISTRWNSFDIHIVGLNLDIGHIELLDFLTHQRQLREVRAQEIGERLAKAGIEGAYDGAKAIAGDAALSRGHYARWLADNGHATDMPSVFKRYLARGKTGYVPNNWGDMANAINHIHQAGGVAVLAHPSGYKLSAKWLKRLVREFAEAGGDAMEVILGQQTLDDRNNLIALSKQNNLLASVGSDFHFPSNWIELGKNLFQPQGVEWVWQSQHWTERA comes from the coding sequence ATGATTACAGAGACTCTCCTGGCCGATCTTCATAGCCACACGACCGCATCAGACGGTCAATTAACACCAACCGAATTATTAACTCGCGCTATTGAAAAAGGCGTCGAGATGTTTGCTATTACTGACCACGACACAGTCGGAGGGTTAGCAGAAGCGCATCTTGCCAATCAAGCGCACGCCACACCATTAGTGTTAATTAATGGTTGTGAGATTTCAACGCGTTGGAACAGTTTTGATATTCATATTGTCGGTTTAAACTTAGATATCGGCCATATTGAATTATTAGACTTTTTAACTCACCAACGCCAATTGCGTGAAGTGCGTGCCCAAGAAATTGGTGAGCGTTTAGCTAAGGCCGGGATTGAGGGGGCTTATGACGGCGCAAAAGCAATTGCTGGCGACGCCGCACTGAGCCGTGGCCATTATGCAAGATGGCTAGCTGATAATGGTCATGCGACAGATATGCCTAGCGTGTTCAAACGTTACTTAGCGCGCGGAAAAACCGGTTATGTGCCTAATAATTGGGGCGACATGGCCAATGCGATAAACCACATTCATCAAGCGGGTGGCGTTGCAGTCTTGGCTCACCCTAGTGGTTATAAATTATCGGCCAAATGGCTTAAGCGCTTAGTACGTGAATTTGCAGAGGCCGGTGGCGATGCGATGGAAGTTATTCTAGGCCAGCAAACATTGGATGATCGTAATAATCTTATCGCATTAAGTAAGCAAAATAACCTACTTGCTTCTGTGGGGAGCGATTTCCACTTCCCCAGTAATTGGATCGAGCTAGGTAAAAACTTATTCCAACCTCAAGGTGTGGAATGGGTTTGGCAATCACAACATTGGACGGAAAGAGCATGA
- a CDS encoding L-threonylcarbamoyladenylate synthase, whose protein sequence is MSQFWYIHDENPQARLINQAVAILKQGGVIVYPTDSGYALGCMIGEKNAMTRMARIRQIENDTNFSLMCRDLSELANFARVDNQAYRLLKSCMPGPYTFIFKATKEVPRRLQCDKKRTIGIRVPNNVIALALLEALGEPMMTTSLVMPNEQFAESDPEHIRDILDHLVEGIIHGGYLPENQTTVIDMSEDEMVILRHGAGDTSAFE, encoded by the coding sequence ATGAGTCAATTTTGGTATATTCATGATGAAAACCCACAAGCAAGGTTAATAAACCAAGCGGTGGCGATTCTTAAACAAGGTGGAGTCATTGTTTACCCAACAGACTCTGGTTATGCATTAGGCTGTATGATTGGCGAAAAAAATGCCATGACGCGCATGGCGCGTATTCGCCAGATTGAAAACGACACCAATTTTTCATTAATGTGTCGTGATTTATCTGAGCTGGCTAATTTTGCCCGGGTTGATAATCAAGCATATCGTTTATTAAAAAGCTGTATGCCTGGGCCATATACGTTTATTTTCAAAGCCACTAAAGAAGTGCCGCGCCGGTTACAATGCGATAAAAAACGCACCATAGGTATCCGCGTGCCTAATAATGTTATTGCATTGGCGTTACTTGAAGCATTGGGTGAGCCGATGATGACCACCAGTTTGGTTATGCCAAATGAGCAATTTGCTGAGTCAGACCCTGAGCATATTCGCGACATTCTCGATCACCTAGTCGAAGGTATTATTCATGGCGGCTATTTGCCTGAAAATCAAACGACTGTGATTGATATGTCTGAAGATGAGATGGTGATATTACGTCATGGTGCTGGCGATACCAGTGCATTTGAATAA
- a CDS encoding ScpA family protein, with the protein MQGSQQSLPLAVVRGQVLDSMPLDLFIPPEALEVFLETFEGPLDLLLYLILKQKLDVVDLPIQQITQQYLLYIEILTEARIELAADYLVMAATLAEIKSRLLLPKMASENDEEEDPRVVLIRQLKAYEVIKQAAADIDALPRIERDVLQASVSAAPDIKPVTVPPEVSLVDIARAFGEVLKRIDANEDHHVKREQLSTRERMSQILARLSSTEFIGFECLFDVSEGRAGVVVSFLALMELVKELLVELVQNEPFSPIYVKAY; encoded by the coding sequence ATGCAAGGTAGCCAGCAGAGCCTGCCATTGGCAGTGGTTCGTGGCCAAGTACTTGATAGCATGCCACTAGACTTGTTTATTCCGCCTGAGGCCTTAGAAGTGTTTCTTGAAACCTTCGAGGGCCCGCTGGATTTATTGCTGTATCTTATTCTCAAACAAAAATTGGATGTGGTTGATTTACCCATTCAACAAATTACCCAGCAATATTTACTCTATATTGAGATCCTGACTGAAGCACGGATTGAGCTGGCGGCTGATTATTTAGTGATGGCCGCAACCTTAGCTGAAATTAAGTCACGTTTGCTTTTGCCTAAAATGGCCAGTGAAAATGATGAGGAAGAAGACCCTCGCGTGGTACTGATCCGGCAATTAAAAGCCTATGAAGTGATAAAGCAAGCTGCTGCAGATATCGATGCATTACCACGGATTGAGCGAGATGTATTACAAGCATCTGTGAGTGCAGCTCCAGACATTAAACCTGTCACTGTGCCACCTGAAGTGTCGCTGGTGGATATTGCCCGCGCGTTTGGTGAAGTGCTGAAACGCATTGATGCCAATGAAGATCATCATGTTAAGCGCGAACAGTTATCAACCCGCGAGCGTATGAGCCAAATTTTAGCCAGGTTATCCAGTACCGAATTCATTGGTTTTGAGTGTTTGTTTGATGTCAGTGAAGGCCGAGCCGGTGTGGTCGTGAGCTTTTTGGCACTTATGGAGCTGGTTAAAGAGTTACTGGTTGAATTAGTACAAAATGAACCTTTCTCGCCCATTTATGTAAAAGCCTATTAA
- a CDS encoding LysR family transcriptional regulator, producing the protein MKTEDIALFHRIVETGSILEAANLLNLPKSTVSRRLQSLEESLNLKLFHRQSRAITLTSAGSHFYQKTLTMLADLAQTLDEITDNKAELNGHLRILIFPIPEMMDIVSKIFNFMDANPKLSVEIISSTEPLDMVRHNIDIAFMVQETFSEIDMVAKPIIREELYFVASPQYLANAGTPHSPEDIEQYNSILFRFPNGKTFSEVPLANDAMQAVKGNLCTNSIQLAYEATLSGRGIGYLPLRICQEDFKHGKLVRLFNELPPYMAVVFLVYPSRRFLSLASQRFIDYMLANLPQSGHYQSPSTHVKVWM; encoded by the coding sequence ATGAAAACTGAAGACATTGCATTATTCCACCGCATCGTCGAAACCGGCAGCATTCTTGAAGCGGCTAACTTATTGAATTTGCCTAAGTCAACCGTCAGTAGACGCTTGCAATCGTTAGAGGAGTCATTAAATTTAAAGCTGTTTCACCGTCAAAGCCGCGCCATCACCCTCACCTCCGCAGGCAGTCATTTCTATCAAAAAACCTTAACTATGCTAGCTGATTTAGCACAGACATTAGATGAGATCACCGATAATAAAGCTGAACTCAATGGCCATCTGCGGATATTAATCTTCCCTATCCCAGAAATGATGGACATTGTCAGCAAAATTTTTAATTTTATGGACGCAAATCCAAAGCTGTCAGTTGAAATTATTAGCAGCACAGAACCCCTCGATATGGTCAGACACAATATCGATATTGCATTTATGGTCCAAGAAACGTTTAGCGAAATAGACATGGTGGCAAAACCGATTATTCGCGAAGAGTTATATTTTGTTGCCAGTCCACAATATCTGGCTAACGCCGGAACACCGCATTCACCAGAGGACATAGAACAATATAATTCGATTTTATTTCGCTTCCCTAATGGTAAAACCTTCAGCGAAGTGCCTTTGGCAAATGATGCGATGCAAGCGGTAAAAGGTAATTTGTGTACCAATAGTATCCAACTCGCTTATGAAGCAACGCTTTCTGGCCGCGGCATAGGTTATTTACCTTTGCGAATTTGTCAGGAGGATTTTAAGCATGGCAAATTGGTGCGATTGTTTAATGAACTCCCACCTTATATGGCGGTAGTCTTTTTAGTTTACCCTTCGAGGCGTTTTTTAAGTCTTGCCAGCCAACGCTTTATCGATTACATGTTAGCCAATCTGCCTCAAAGTGGCCATTATCAATCGCCGTCGACACATGTAAAAGTGTGGATGTGA
- a CDS encoding efflux RND transporter periplasmic adaptor subunit, translating to MKYRSILPLALLISTILAGCTPVESAVQEELVRPVKLFEVAQSSGNTIRQFPARVEANSRAQLSFRISGQLVRLDLVEGQQVKQGFLLAQLDDRDARNNLMTREAEYDLLLADFSRNQTLLDRKLISQALFDSSKAQLKSAKAALAAANDQVSYTRLEAPFNGTIAKRLVDNHQIVQANQGVMTLQNNHLLDVTIQVPEAMAAVLTQDIANGLAAKVRFSAVEGMSFDAKFKEYSTQVTPGTQAYEVVFSLPQPDNVQLLPGMSAELTLATLNESPQGFTAIVPISAVDKQDQTGEVTVWRYQPDSGDINPVKVTLGRVSTDGVEVLSGLQKGDVIVAAGLSQLSAGMKVKPLRWQRGV from the coding sequence ATGAAATATCGCTCAATATTGCCGTTGGCATTGCTTATTTCTACTATTCTAGCTGGTTGTACGCCTGTCGAAAGCGCCGTTCAAGAAGAGCTTGTACGCCCCGTTAAATTGTTTGAGGTCGCGCAATCTTCAGGCAATACTATTCGCCAATTTCCTGCCAGAGTTGAAGCCAACAGTCGAGCACAATTATCATTTCGGATTTCAGGTCAGCTTGTCAGACTGGATCTTGTGGAAGGGCAGCAGGTTAAACAAGGTTTTTTACTGGCTCAATTAGACGATCGCGATGCGCGTAATAATTTAATGACGCGTGAAGCTGAGTACGATTTGTTGCTGGCCGATTTTAGCCGTAATCAAACGCTACTCGATCGTAAACTGATTTCCCAAGCACTATTTGACAGCAGTAAAGCCCAACTTAAGTCGGCCAAAGCCGCGCTAGCAGCAGCCAATGACCAAGTGAGTTATACCCGTTTAGAAGCACCATTCAATGGCACTATTGCTAAGCGACTAGTGGATAATCACCAAATTGTTCAGGCAAACCAAGGGGTAATGACCCTGCAAAATAATCATTTGCTTGATGTCACTATTCAAGTGCCTGAAGCTATGGCAGCAGTCTTAACTCAAGATATTGCCAATGGCTTAGCGGCAAAAGTACGTTTTAGCGCAGTAGAGGGCATGTCGTTTGATGCCAAATTTAAAGAATACTCAACCCAAGTGACGCCGGGCACCCAAGCCTATGAAGTGGTGTTTTCATTACCACAACCTGACAATGTGCAATTACTGCCAGGCATGAGTGCTGAATTAACCTTAGCTACGCTTAACGAATCACCACAAGGCTTTACTGCGATTGTGCCTATTTCAGCTGTAGATAAACAAGATCAAACTGGTGAGGTGACGGTATGGCGCTATCAGCCAGATAGCGGTGACATTAATCCGGTGAAAGTGACGCTTGGTCGCGTAAGCACAGATGGTGTTGAAGTGTTGAGTGGTTTGCAAAAAGGCGACGTTATTGTTGCTGCTGGATTGTCGCAATTATCTGCAGGCATGAAAGTGAAGCCATTACGCTGGCAACGGGGAGTGTAG
- a CDS encoding efflux RND transporter permease subunit: MNVAEYSINHKVISWMFVFLLLIGGSVAFTGLGQLEFPEFTIKQALVITAYPGASPEQVEEEVTLPLEDALQQLDGIKHITSINSAGLSQIQVEIKDNYDKHRLPQVWDEVRRKVNDTTGGLPPGTAKPQVIDDFGDVYGILLNLSGNDFSNRELSNYSDYLRRELVLVPGVKKVSVVGDVTEQVVIEISQQKLSALGLDQSYIYGLVNNQNVVSNAGSIVIGDNRIRLHPTGEFSSVEELSRLVVSSPGSTELIYLGDIANIEKDYDETPNVLYHNSGEAALSLGIAFSGGVNVVDVGKRVSERLVELESQRPLGMSLDTVYNQSSAVDHTVQGFLINLLESIAIVIAVLLLFMGLRSGLLMGLILLLTILGTFIVMKVLDIELQLISLGALIIALGMLVDNAIVVTEGILIGLQRGKTRLEAAKQVVSQTQWPLLGATVIAIIAFAPIGLSQNAAGEFCRSLFQVLMISLFISWITAITLTPFFCNLLFKETSPQAEQVDPYKGWLFTTYRRFLYFVLRFRLVTLSVVLAMLVTAVIGFGHIKNVFFPASNTPIFFVDVWMPEGTDIKATERFTGEIEKKLLQESELNDSGLVHLTSVIGQGAQRFVLPYQPEKGYPAFAQLIVEMRDLAAVKAYMPQVEQLLNSHFPQAQYRLKNMENGPSPAAKIEARFYGEDPQVLRSLAAQAESIFRNEPTMDGVRHNWRNQVPLIRPQLQNAQARETGISKQDLDNALLVNFSGKQIGLYRETSHLLPIVARAPAAERLQADSLWKMQIWSTENNTFVPATQVVSEFSTEWENPLVMRRDRIRMLAVLADPKLGSNETADSVHKKVRHKIEAIKLPSGYRLEWGGEFESAGEAQTAVFSSIPMGYLAMFLITVFLFNSVRQPLVIWFTVPLAVIGVSAGLLIFDAPFSFMALLGLLSLSGMVIKNGIVLVDQINLELEEGKEAGFALVDSCVSRVRPVMMAAITTMLGMIPLISDAFFGSMAITIIFGLGFASLLTLVVLPVMYSLVFNLKVTR, encoded by the coding sequence ATGAATGTTGCTGAATATTCCATTAATCATAAAGTGATTAGCTGGATGTTTGTATTTTTACTGCTTATTGGTGGCAGTGTGGCTTTTACGGGACTAGGACAATTAGAGTTTCCAGAATTTACCATTAAACAAGCGCTAGTGATCACCGCCTATCCTGGTGCATCGCCTGAGCAAGTGGAAGAAGAAGTGACCTTGCCGCTTGAAGATGCGTTGCAGCAGCTTGATGGCATTAAACATATCACTTCTATCAACAGTGCTGGGTTATCACAAATTCAGGTTGAGATTAAAGACAATTATGACAAACATCGCTTACCCCAAGTGTGGGATGAGGTGCGTCGAAAAGTAAATGACACCACAGGGGGCTTACCACCTGGTACCGCTAAGCCACAAGTGATTGATGACTTTGGTGATGTATACGGTATTTTATTGAACTTGTCAGGCAACGATTTTAGTAACCGAGAACTGAGCAACTATTCCGACTATTTACGCCGTGAGTTGGTGCTTGTTCCCGGGGTAAAAAAAGTCTCTGTGGTAGGTGATGTGACAGAGCAAGTGGTGATTGAGATTTCACAGCAAAAACTGTCAGCGCTTGGTTTAGATCAAAGTTACATCTATGGATTAGTGAACAATCAAAATGTGGTGTCTAATGCTGGCAGCATTGTGATTGGTGATAATCGTATCCGTTTACATCCCACTGGTGAGTTTAGTTCTGTAGAGGAGTTGTCTCGTTTAGTCGTCAGTTCACCAGGCAGTACTGAACTTATTTACCTTGGAGATATTGCCAATATTGAAAAAGATTATGACGAGACCCCTAATGTGCTTTATCACAATAGTGGTGAGGCGGCATTATCGTTAGGTATTGCGTTTTCAGGCGGCGTAAATGTCGTTGATGTGGGCAAGCGTGTGAGTGAGCGTTTAGTTGAACTTGAATCGCAACGGCCGTTAGGGATGAGCCTTGATACGGTTTATAACCAAAGCTCTGCGGTTGATCATACCGTTCAAGGTTTTTTGATTAACCTTTTAGAGTCGATTGCGATTGTCATCGCAGTATTATTATTATTTATGGGCCTGCGTTCTGGACTATTGATGGGCCTAATTCTGCTGTTAACTATTTTAGGTACTTTCATTGTAATGAAGGTATTAGACATTGAATTGCAGTTGATATCTCTGGGGGCGCTGATCATTGCCTTAGGTATGTTAGTCGACAACGCGATTGTGGTCACCGAAGGTATTTTGATTGGCTTACAGCGTGGTAAAACTCGTCTTGAAGCCGCAAAGCAAGTGGTATCGCAAACTCAGTGGCCATTATTAGGCGCAACTGTGATTGCCATTATTGCCTTTGCGCCAATTGGTTTGTCACAAAATGCGGCCGGAGAGTTTTGTCGTTCATTGTTTCAAGTGTTAATGATTTCTTTGTTTATTAGTTGGATTACAGCAATCACCTTAACGCCATTTTTCTGTAATTTGTTATTCAAAGAGACTTCACCACAAGCTGAACAGGTAGACCCTTATAAAGGCTGGTTGTTTACCACGTATCGTCGTTTTCTGTATTTTGTATTACGTTTTCGTCTAGTGACATTGTCAGTGGTGTTGGCGATGTTAGTCACCGCAGTGATAGGTTTTGGTCACATTAAGAACGTGTTTTTTCCTGCATCAAATACGCCAATATTTTTTGTTGATGTATGGATGCCTGAAGGGACAGACATTAAAGCCACGGAACGATTTACTGGCGAAATAGAGAAAAAGCTACTGCAAGAAAGTGAGCTTAATGACTCCGGGTTAGTGCACCTGACATCTGTCATCGGTCAGGGTGCCCAGCGTTTTGTGTTACCTTATCAGCCTGAAAAAGGCTATCCAGCCTTTGCTCAGCTTATCGTAGAAATGCGCGACCTAGCAGCCGTTAAGGCTTATATGCCCCAAGTTGAACAGTTGTTAAATAGCCATTTTCCCCAAGCACAATACCGTTTAAAAAATATGGAGAATGGTCCATCACCAGCGGCGAAAATTGAAGCGCGTTTCTATGGCGAAGATCCTCAAGTGCTGCGCAGTTTAGCCGCGCAAGCGGAAAGTATTTTTAGAAACGAACCGACAATGGACGGTGTTCGCCACAATTGGCGTAACCAAGTGCCACTCATCCGTCCACAATTACAAAATGCTCAAGCACGTGAAACCGGCATCAGTAAACAAGATTTAGATAATGCCTTATTGGTTAACTTTAGCGGTAAACAAATTGGCTTGTACCGTGAAACCAGCCATCTATTACCGATTGTTGCTCGTGCACCTGCCGCAGAACGGCTTCAAGCGGATAGTTTATGGAAGATGCAAATCTGGAGTACTGAGAACAATACCTTTGTCCCAGCAACGCAAGTCGTCAGTGAGTTCAGCACTGAATGGGAAAACCCTTTGGTGATGCGCCGTGATCGTATTCGTATGTTGGCTGTCTTGGCAGATCCTAAATTGGGCTCTAACGAAACTGCAGACTCAGTGCACAAAAAAGTTAGACATAAAATAGAGGCGATTAAACTACCTTCCGGTTATCGCTTGGAGTGGGGCGGGGAGTTTGAATCGGCAGGCGAAGCGCAAACAGCTGTTTTTAGCTCAATTCCCATGGGTTATTTAGCGATGTTTTTAATCACAGTGTTTCTGTTTAACTCTGTACGACAACCCTTGGTCATTTGGTTTACGGTACCGTTGGCGGTTATTGGTGTATCAGCAGGGTTGTTGATATTTGATGCTCCGTTTAGCTTTATGGCATTACTTGGATTGTTGAGCCTGTCTGGGATGGTGATCAAAAACGGCATAGTGTTGGTTGATCAAATCAATCTTGAACTTGAAGAGGGGAAAGAGGCTGGATTTGCACTAGTTGATTCGTGTGTGAGTCGTGTTCGCCCTGTTATGATGGCTGCGATTACCACCATGTTGGGCATGATCCCTTTAATTAGTGATGCTTTTTTTGGTTCTATGGCGATTACCATCATCTTTGGTTTAGGTTTTGCTTCACTATTAACTTTAGTGGTGTTGCCCGTTATGTATAGCCTAGTGTTTAACCTTAAAGTGACTCGCTGA
- the rluB gene encoding 23S rRNA pseudouridine(2605) synthase RluB translates to MSEKLQKVLARAGHGSRREMEAWIAAGRVSVDGEISGLGDRVEADAKIRIDGRAVSLKSADDIICRVLAYHKPEGEICSRKDPEGRTTVFERLPKVRDARWVAVGRLDINTSGLLLFTCDGELANRLMHPSNEVEREYAVRTFGEVPEAAVQRLRTGVTLEDGPAQFDTIKAAGGEGINQWWHVTLREGRNREVRRLWESQDVQVSRLIRVRYGQVELPKTLPRGGWIELPIDQVNYLRQLAGLEPETRSILGSDKHSVARSKVKSAKIRRAVHKHKVVGNHGKPTRQRS, encoded by the coding sequence ATGAGTGAAAAATTGCAGAAAGTCTTGGCCCGTGCAGGCCATGGCTCCCGTCGTGAGATGGAGGCATGGATTGCTGCAGGCCGAGTTAGTGTTGACGGTGAAATTTCTGGTTTAGGTGATCGTGTTGAGGCTGATGCCAAAATACGTATTGATGGCCGTGCCGTTTCATTAAAATCAGCTGACGACATTATTTGTCGTGTACTGGCATACCATAAACCTGAAGGTGAAATTTGCTCGCGCAAAGATCCTGAAGGTCGTACTACAGTGTTCGAACGTTTACCTAAAGTGCGTGATGCTCGTTGGGTTGCGGTAGGGCGTTTAGATATTAATACTTCAGGGTTACTATTATTTACCTGTGATGGTGAATTAGCTAATCGTTTAATGCATCCGTCTAATGAAGTAGAGCGTGAATACGCTGTGCGTACTTTTGGTGAAGTGCCAGAGGCTGCAGTGCAGCGTTTACGTACCGGTGTGACCTTAGAAGATGGCCCAGCCCAGTTTGATACCATCAAAGCTGCGGGCGGCGAAGGCATCAATCAATGGTGGCATGTTACCCTTCGCGAAGGACGTAATCGTGAAGTGCGTCGTTTGTGGGAGTCTCAAGACGTACAAGTTAGCCGTTTAATCCGCGTGCGTTATGGTCAAGTTGAATTGCCAAAAACATTGCCTCGTGGTGGCTGGATTGAACTGCCAATTGACCAAGTGAACTACTTACGTCAACTTGCTGGTTTAGAACCTGAGACACGTTCAATTTTAGGCTCGGACAAACACAGTGTTGCCCGTTCTAAAGTGAAAAGTGCTAAAATTCGCCGTGCAGTTCATAAGCATAAAGTGGTGGGTAATCACGGCAAACCAACGCGTCAGCGTAGCTAA
- a CDS encoding HU family DNA-binding protein, which produces MNKKQLIQSMANKMDQPQAQTKQQLEQILAIIHQGLAEGEKIYIPQFGTFELRFYLPRVGRNPQTGAAIEIDGFNQPSFKASPTLKALIND; this is translated from the coding sequence ATGAATAAAAAGCAACTCATCCAATCAATGGCCAATAAAATGGACCAACCTCAAGCTCAAACAAAGCAACAACTTGAACAGATCCTAGCCATTATTCATCAAGGTTTAGCTGAAGGCGAGAAAATCTACATTCCACAATTTGGCACGTTTGAATTGCGTTTTTACTTACCTAGAGTAGGCCGTAATCCACAAACGGGTGCAGCCATAGAGATTGACGGATTTAATCAACCCAGCTTTAAAGCGTCGCCAACATTAAAAGCGCTAATCAACGATTAA
- a CDS encoding murein L,D-transpeptidase, which produces MFSKHKLSINVSIVAILLWSISSFVLADTDDIYPNLTQNLQLQYLAEPNAQRAHYLAILQTGSAAKSLEYIDLIQQSVATFWRNKKVPIAFDVIESSASLLEKNIALEPAVDDYLSVINALRKLMWLSQTQDWQAITVDALLRPGDSDPNIKLINQRLWLLGDASELLADEVVYQPASAESVKRFQSRHGLKPDAVIGPKTLFWLNQTPLQLASLLAKSFVEKTAYLSQLPQPYLLINIPAFQMVLVDDNQVVLSSKVIVGKPHRPTPLMTGQISNIIINPTWTVPRQILRQDILPQIRRYGDYFADKHFDVFDYEGNRVNKTAEQWQQAAIGRFPYRVVQRPGGDNALGRYKFHFNNDQSIYLHDTPNRTLFSKSQRDLSSGCVRIEKVQQLADWFVNHLVIDKRTWNRLQSNYTQTQWFALSAPLPVHMVYWRAWVDEQYIIQYRDDIYQLTPKAAVNLLSHQGASKDIVQGLSVN; this is translated from the coding sequence ATGTTCAGTAAACATAAACTGTCTATAAATGTGAGCATAGTAGCCATATTGCTTTGGAGTATATCGTCATTTGTTTTGGCCGATACTGATGATATATATCCTAACTTAACTCAAAATCTGCAATTACAGTATTTGGCTGAACCTAATGCGCAGCGAGCACACTATTTAGCAATATTACAAACAGGCTCTGCTGCAAAATCATTAGAATATATCGATCTCATTCAGCAAAGTGTTGCCACTTTTTGGCGCAATAAAAAGGTGCCTATCGCATTTGATGTAATCGAAAGTTCGGCCTCGTTGCTTGAAAAAAATATCGCACTGGAACCTGCCGTCGATGATTACCTGAGTGTCATAAACGCGCTACGCAAATTAATGTGGTTATCGCAAACTCAAGATTGGCAGGCTATCACAGTTGATGCCTTGCTTCGCCCTGGCGATAGCGATCCCAATATTAAGTTAATCAACCAACGTTTGTGGCTATTAGGTGATGCCAGCGAATTACTTGCTGATGAAGTTGTATATCAACCCGCTTCAGCGGAAAGTGTTAAACGTTTTCAGTCTCGCCATGGGCTAAAACCTGATGCCGTGATTGGTCCAAAGACCTTATTTTGGTTAAATCAAACTCCGCTTCAACTGGCTTCTTTACTAGCAAAGAGCTTTGTTGAAAAAACAGCATATTTAAGTCAATTGCCTCAACCTTATTTGTTAATTAATATTCCTGCTTTTCAAATGGTACTGGTGGATGATAATCAGGTCGTATTGTCATCGAAAGTTATCGTGGGTAAACCGCACCGACCGACTCCGCTGATGACAGGGCAAATTTCAAATATCATCATCAATCCTACTTGGACGGTACCTCGACAGATTTTACGCCAAGATATTTTGCCGCAAATAAGACGCTATGGTGACTATTTTGCCGACAAGCATTTTGATGTGTTTGATTATGAAGGCAATCGAGTTAATAAAACTGCGGAGCAATGGCAGCAAGCAGCAATAGGGCGCTTTCCTTATCGAGTCGTGCAGCGTCCTGGAGGTGATAATGCTTTAGGCCGATATAAATTCCATTTCAATAATGATCAAAGTATCTATTTGCATGACACCCCTAATCGAACGCTATTTTCAAAATCACAAAGAGATTTATCATCAGGTTGTGTCCGCATTGAAAAGGTACAGCAATTAGCCGACTGGTTTGTCAACCATTTGGTTATCGATAAACGAACCTGGAATCGCTTACAGTCTAATTATACGCAAACCCAATGGTTTGCCTTATCAGCACCTTTACCCGTGCACATGGTCTATTGGCGTGCTTGGGTGGATGAGCAATATATTATTCAGTATCGTGATGACATTTATCAGTTAACTCCAAAGGCAGCGGTCAATTTATTAAGCCATCAAGGCGCCAGCAAAGATATTGTGCAGGGATTATCAGTTAATTAA
- a CDS encoding DUF882 domain-containing protein yields MTIECLTRRQVLLGLSGAAVVTLLPNTAQASRATIGVKDLRFYNLHTGERSQGSFWVDGQYQSATLTEFDHVLRDHRQNVAAPIDKRLFEYLYKLQATLDNQDEIHVISAYRSPKTNQMLASRSNGVAKKSYHMKGMAMDIALPGVKTKHLRDAAESLKLGGVGFYPRDGFVHIDCGPVRRWG; encoded by the coding sequence ATGACAATTGAGTGCCTAACTCGTCGGCAGGTATTATTAGGCTTAAGCGGTGCCGCAGTGGTGACTCTGTTACCTAATACCGCCCAAGCAAGTCGTGCAACTATTGGGGTTAAAGATTTACGTTTTTATAATCTACATACCGGTGAAAGAAGTCAGGGAAGCTTTTGGGTTGATGGTCAATATCAATCAGCGACACTGACTGAGTTTGATCATGTATTACGTGATCATCGTCAAAATGTAGCCGCACCAATTGATAAACGATTATTTGAATATTTGTATAAATTGCAGGCTACGTTAGATAATCAAGATGAAATCCATGTTATCTCCGCTTATCGTTCACCTAAAACGAACCAAATGCTCGCATCTCGAAGTAATGGCGTAGCGAAGAAAAGTTATCACATGAAAGGCATGGCAATGGATATTGCTTTACCTGGCGTAAAAACCAAACATTTGCGTGATGCAGCCGAGTCTCTTAAGTTGGGCGGTGTTGGGTTTTATCCTCGCGATGGCTTTGTACACATTGATTGTGGTCCAGTGAGACGATGGGGTTAA